In Podarcis muralis chromosome 7, rPodMur119.hap1.1, whole genome shotgun sequence, the genomic stretch AGTCCTCATTTGCATTATCAAACGCAAGCTGGCGGACAATCAGTTCTTGGGCTGCTACGTCCTGAACTTGCCGCTTAAGAGTGTTATCCAAGCGATCGACAAATTGTCCATAGGGCTTTGTAGGGCCCTGTCTGATGCTGCCACCGCTCTCATTCTTGTCATCAGGAACAGAGGACAGGGCTTCTTGGGCGGCAGCAGTAGTGGCTGTCCAATACATGGGATCAAGGGCCAACTGTTGGGCAATAGTAAGAAAATTGCCTTCGCCAGTTAAGCCATCAAGAACATCAGTTTGGTTCAGCAtaatgggggctgggggtgcaggGCCATTGTCCTTGACAGAAGAATACAGTTCCTTTATGAATCTCAAATCAAACTGTTCGTGCCGGGCTGGGCCTCCCCCTGGGGCGGCAGGAACACTCACAGGAAAAAGATTAGGAGTTGTAGAATCAAAAGCCAACAACGGAGCGGCGGCGCGGAGAGATTCTTGGAGAGGAGTAGTAGAAGCAGTGCCAAATGCCTTGggcggaggaggtggaagagcggGGGGTGCTGCAGAATTTGAAGAATGCAGGGGAGAGACAGGAGGAGGCGAAGGGAGAATGTCCGGCGGTTTAGGAGGTAGGTTTGAGGCAGGCAAAGCGGGAGCTGGGAGGGCGGGCGAAGAAGCTGTTGCAGCAGCCAGAAGAATGTTTGAAGGAGTTAAGCACGACATAGCTTTGTAGACGTTACCCCAGGCATGCAAAACCTTGACATCAATCTGAGGATGATTTTGAAAGAAGTGTCCAATTTTTTTCAAATCGTCTAACTCCCAATTTCCGTCCTGGGGGAACCAGGGACAGTGAGTGTCCAGGGCTATTATAAGGGACTTAAGGTCAGCTTTCCGAACAGCAAGGTTGTTACTGGCCAAAAGGAATTTAAGGtctttaaaaatttttttctgtGGTGCAGAGAGAGACTTTCCCATGATTGCAAGAGTTGCAAAAAGAGCAGGGAGCACTTACCGGAGGGATCCTTAGGAGGATGAGGGAGGCGCCTTTTGCCCTGTCCGGGCGGAGATAAGTGCTGATAAGTCCGTAACGTAGTCCAGAATCACATTCACACGGGAGCTCTCACCGGGGATCCACTACGTGGATGAACGACGCGTCTGCAGCCCTGCCGGGCGAGGTGAGGCTGAACGTTGTAAAACAGCATGAAGTCCGAAAGAAATCACACGGGAGCACTCACCAGGGATCCACTACGTGGATGAACGACGTGTTGGTGAGTGCTGAATAATGAAAAGCAACGTGAAGTCCGAAggcctcacacggggcaccaattgtcgagttgcagctcggcatccaaagaaaaatcagtctcacaccttaATAGGTTCCGAAATATGGCTGCTCCCTAGGGCTGATGCAGCgcagcttttattgtgtgaaatcagaaagatacaaagtacaagccaagcaatttgttctagcaagcagataaggaccttcgcactagacTATTCGAGCATCAGGCCATGCCACGTTAGCCAATCATataggacagcacgagctgttcacgcgctgttcatgctccaaggatgcttctagctatgaaatcaccctgtaacaataagaactttgctcatgctctcatgtacaagcaatcatttcccCACACCCCCAGGTATTTAACCTTCTTTACATGGGCTCCAATTAGACACCTCTGGGGAGAATAGATCAGAAGTTGTGAACAGCAGCTTCGGGAAGGTAGTGAAGGAGCTTCCAcacctttgtttttctttcacaGATTTTGAACACCTGGCTGCTCTGGAGATGCCAATTGCCCAAGATGACCTTGTGCTAGAAGCAAACGCAATGGAGCCACAGCAGGTAACTGAAACCCTCCCACAAGCTCCCTGACTGTGCTTGCATATCGGAAGCGTCCCTACACTGAGTCAGGCATTGCTCCATCTTGCCCAGGATCATGCAGTCACATTAGCAGTCATTCTGCAAAGGAGAAGCATCCCAGATCCCAaatgattgaatctgggaccttacCTGTGCAAGGTGTGCGTGATGGAGCTATGGGTCCTCCACCAACGCCATAGGACGAagagtttatttattattaaaagtatcctctgcccttcctccaaaaggaACATTTGGTACAATTGCATCCTGCAGCGCTGGATAATCCACCCCTCTTCCTTACACTGGTCAACCTTCCCAATTTGTGCTAGATCAATGTCATGATCAGAAAACATCCCATAATGATACCAGTAGAACAAACAACTCCAGGTGGACCAAGCCAATGAGGTGGCATTTCCCCATCCTCCTGAAATGTATGAATCCAGAAGCTCCTTCCAAGTAGGAGCAGGCCGAGGTTGTCATAACTTGTTTTATAGTCATACATGTATTCTAAGTCAAACCCTGGAGGAAGAGCAATCAGTCTTCGTCAGGTAGGCTGTTGACCAATATATGGGAAAGCAAGGTTTGGATTAATATACTGTGGCCAACGGGATGCTGCCAGGTTGCTTTCTGTGCAGCCTAGACCCAAGCCATAAATAgctggatgtgtgtgtttttcttttcaaatgtgTATCTTCAGAGCAGCAGAAGTGCTTCTTGCCAAGCACATTTGACCTCGTCATTCCTCCCCGTTGCTCtctttgcagatgttgctgaCGGCCCTGCAGACCCAGGGAAGGGAAGAGCGTTCCCCTCGAAGGTGTGTCCGCTTGCAGGAATCTTGCCTTGGGCACAAGCTCCCCTGCTGTGATCCATGTGCCACCTGCTACTGCCGCTTCTTCAATGCCAATTGCTTTTGCAAGAAATTTAGCAACACTTTCCCCTGTGGCAAGAACTAGCCTTCATCAGGGTGCCACTCCCTTATCTTATGTTAAAATGGGGTCCTGTTCTTTTTACCCATTTTAATAAAAAGGAGCGACAAAAACACGAGCTTctctttccttaaaaaagaaaaacagacaacCAAAAGCCTTGATCGCCTCAGCAGGTGACAGTTCTCCAGCATTCTCCTAAAACCCAAAGCATATCTGGGTACTTGAGATTGGGAAAGGGATGGCTTATTGTCCTGTACAGACCTACTCAGGGTCTCTGAGTAGGTTACTGTACAGTAGCACTTAGAAACCTATTTTTGTCATGAAGTGTTTATTAATATAATACtactactgctaataataatgTATACATATATTATGCCTGGGTGGTAAGGTTTTCAGGGCATGGAGCCCACTCCATGGTGGGATAGAATTTTGTGGCATGGTTATACTTCTGAAGTAGCCTCAGAACATGAACAGGGCACTTTCAGCAGTAGGTGAAACTCAACAGCTGGGTCTACCAGCGGACACTTTCaatgaaaggaaggaagtggggagggagggaggaactagTCCTATATCAATGGATAAAAACCGTCTCAGAAAGGAGCAAAGTTTAGAGCAGTGTTCATCAAACAGTGAGCCAGGAGCCAGCAGTCtggccagctcccttagctgtgcCATTGCCTTTTGGTTGGGCCAGTGCCAACCCTTGCGAAGATGGCTGAGAGACAAAGAGGTTTGAGGTGTGTGGGGAGATCTCCCTCCTGATGGGTTAAGGAAGGGTACTCATTGGATGAAGAAACTCTGCAACAAGACTGCCCCAAcaccaggaagcagcagcaggaatgtGAACTTCAGTAGTTGTATTTATTAACCAATAACAGCTCAAAATTTTAGCATAACAGCTGGAATTTGCTACAGGGGTAAGATAAAGGTACCAGCTTGTCCCCACTGAACTTTGGAGGGAACCACACAGGGTTGGGGAGAATACAGCAGTGACAGATCAGGCATCTCTCTTGACAAGCCTGCAAAACACGGCAACACTTTGACAGATCAGGGGCCACAgaaatagaaagggggggggggagagaaaagaatgaaGGAAACTGGAAAGGTCTTTTTGGAGGGAGGATGACATACAAGTCTAGTGTGAAAGGAGAATGGAATAAGAAAGACAGGAGATGGGTGTAAATACTTTAAGAaacgtgggggtggggagggaaaccaTTCTCCACTTGGGAATTTTGCGTAAAACGGGGAGGTGGCTAAATTTCCAAAGCAAGTGCCTGGACTTGGGTTGGGGAACGCTGAGCTCTGGGACTTCTCACCACAAAGAAAGCGCAGTTTATTTAGCAATTTCCAAAGATGACTCGGATTATCTCTTGAGGAAACGTCGATGCCAGGCATTGCTAGCTGATGGCGACGAGCTCCGGTTGCTTCTGCGCCTGGCCCGCTATTTTGTGCCTGGGACCGAGGCTGAGTCATATTCCGCGtcctcaagtgtgtgtgtggggggggggggcatttgacaGGCCTGGCAGGGAGAGTCCCTTTCCCGCTTTCTCAGCAAACAACCCGCTGATCTGCGGGGCCGCAGAGAAGCAGGACCTGCCCAGGGACCTCCGAGGGAGGAGAGGCGTACGCTGTGGCCGGCAGGGGGCAGCCGCGCCATTCTAGGCATCAAGCATAGACGTGCGCCTTCCTAGAGGAGCCATCCCTGCCTCGGCGGGCCCTTCTCCGCCACTCCGTCCTGCTCTCTAGAAACGGCCCCGCGAGGCTCTCCTCGCGCCGAAGTCGTTGGAAGTGCGGGGTCGGCCCTTGGCCGCCCGCCGCAGCCGCGCTTGCGCACTCCGCAAGGGTCCCCACTAAGTCCTCCTGAAAGTAACGGACCCAAGAGAGTCGTGTCCATTAGCTtcagcgggtctactctgaggaggaccATAGCTGACTAACGCCCTGGATACACAAATGAAGGCCTGGAAGCACCGAAATCGCCCCGGCAGCTGCCGAGGTCTTCTGTTGCCCAATGGCAGCGCTCCGTTGGTTTCTATGGGCAACCCTCATCTCCAACCCGGGAGGGGGCGCTTAAAAGAGTCTgacaggaaacaggaaaccacccCGGCGGGCCTTTCTAGGAGTCGTGGAAGCAGCAGAGGTTTCGTCAGGATCACGTGAGAGACGAGACTTTTGCTCCCACTTCCGGCGGCCCCTCAGCCTCCTCCGAGCCCGGCTGGTTCCCttgtccgccgccgccgccgccgcgatgTTGCTCTCGTGCTTCCCGGAGCTGTACTTCAACGTAGACAGCGGCTACCTGGAAGGCCTGGTGCGAGGCTTCAAGGCCGGCGTCCTCAGCCAGGCCGACTATGTCAACCTCGTCCAGTGCGAGAGCCTCGAAggtcagctggggaggggggaggtgttcctgagcatgtgcagagggcgAGGCGCCTAGCGCGACTTTAACTCGGGGGATCCGCTCCGGGCCCTTCTTAGCTAGCCGCCCACACCACGGGCCGCTACCTGCTCTTTGCCCCGCCGCCATTCCTGGCAGGTTTCGGTTGGCCTGGTCGCGCTTCAGCCTCAGGGCGGCCGCTTCTTCAGTCAGGAGACTGGCCGGGCCTGGAGCAGAAGCGGGGGCGAGCGGGGGTGGGGGCGCGTTCGAGGTGACTTGCTTCAGCTGCAAATTGTTTTGCTTGATTTCCTTGTGGTGGTGTTGTATGATGAAGTTCTCTGATTCACCAGATTAAAAAACCAGCTCTATCCTTGCCGAGGTTCctgccatgaagggctttaaaggtaaacacacacactttgagtGGGACCTGGAAGCAGGCGAAGGTGCTGGGGTATTGGTGAAAGAGGTTTGTAACACCCATCTTAATACTGATGCTGCTGCAGGTCATGTCACCTAATTAAGCAATGTGGGGTAAGAACCCCAAAGCACAGATGCTATGAAATGACTGCCTAGGTCCAAGTGGGATGACAGGAAAACAGTGCTGCCAACTCCCAACTTATATATATCCTCACATGGTCATTGctctcaaaagccactgagaaaaCTGCGGGAACCAACAGAGTCATGCTtcccctgaaaacacacacaacttgTGACGCTTTAAAGGCTGACATGTTTATTGCAGCAGAAAGTTTCTGTAGAATTAGAGCCTCATAAGTTCAAAGGTAGCATCAAGCACAGTCACCAGCTTCTGCTCTTGTGAATAGTAACTGTATTTGCATTAAGattctgcatcccccccccccttttgccccACTAAAGATTTTTGGGCTGCACATCTTTGGATAGCACACTATAGAAATACTTTTTGGGGGGGTCTTTATGATATCAGCACACACTCTTGTGTTTGTAATGTAACATGTCTGTCTCTCTGGAATTTGTCATCAGTGAGTGTTTTTGCAAGATAATAAAGAACAAGCTTTGTCAAATTTTTAAATGAAGGGAATTCCTAGATTGCAGGGCAGCTGTCAAAAGCAGATGTCAAGAGCCCTGCAAGTGGAAACTAACTCCAAAGTGTGTTTTAGACTATAAGAGCTGGAGCAAGTCTTCTTGGGGCTCTGAGCAAAATCCCAAATTCCTTTATGGGAAGGGAGTCATAGGAAGCCGTGTCACATTTCTAAGGCCAAAGGTTTTGGCTCATTCACTTAAATGTTAGCTCCATTGGGTTCATAATTCCTAATTTCTTTCCAAGTAAGTCTGCTTTAGGACTGAAGTTTTTGAAGTAATAGTAATGTAAGCTGGGGAAATAAGTAGCAAAATTCAACATTTCTTCACCTGAGTTGAACATCCTTTTATCATATGTTAAATTTCGTGCTGCGTTTTCCAGATTGTCTTCGCAGCTTTTTCAGTTGAGTTCAGAGAATGTTTTGCAGGATGAAACTGTTTTCTTCATTAATATTCTTTTATTTTACCAGATTTTATTTACTGCTCAATTGTGGCTAAAATTCAAAGTGATTTGCCAGAAATactaaaattatcaataaaaacaatttacaaaATCAAAATTAACAATAGAAGAGGTTAAAACACATCAGCATCTATGTCTGGATAAGCTGGtctaaaatgtttttagcaggtacaGAAAAGAGCACAGCAAATACTCCTTCTTGATATCAGTAGGCAGCAAGCTCCAAAttttaggtgctgccacactaaaaaaaaaaaaagattttttacaaatgtggaatggatattatgtggcatctgtaaTAGTGTCAATTCCACAATTGACATATTGTCAATTGGGCATATATGAGCAAGGAGATCTGGTAGGTAAACTAGTTACAAGGTGCTAAGGCAGCTCccaatttatgtgggggttacgttccaaggcaccaTATGTTTAAGTGAAATCATGTATATTTCCAAcagcattgaaaaagcctgcaaacacccatCCTGCCCCTGTTCCGTTCCTACCTGTTTTGGTATCGTTTCTGGTTTCAGCGCAGTTGCATACCTATCGAACATTCCTAAAATGGTTGCTGCTGGTATACTAAGAGTAACCCCTTGAACTTGGCTCAGTAGCAAATTGGTAACCAGTGTAGATCTCTAAGCTCATCCCACACATAAAGGACTCAACAAATGTAGGCTGCAGGACTagacacacttacctgagagtaagtctcattgaacttgggagggcttatttctgagtaaacatccatATGATCACACGCCTGGCACATGGAGAATAATATTGACAGGAGttccttcattttctcttttgcGAGGGTAATCGGCTGACACACTGTGGAGGATTGCAAGAGGTGGAGATGTAAAAGAGCCCTGGGCTGCTGAATGAACAAGCTACTTCTGttactcattttttttaaattaaaaaatgaatgctttttaagaggaaggaaggaatcagtCCTGCAAATGACACCTAGTAATTGTCATACTTTGAATAGACTCAATTCACACcagttgattaaaaaaaaccaacctcatTTATTAATAATACTTACTTGCTGCTTTTCCAGCAAAAATTCTCTAAGCAGTTTGAGTAGTAAAATTGGGCAGCTGCAGCATCCCCTGTGCTCTTCCTTGAGTCCTTCCTAGCTTGGTAGTGCCTGTCTCTCCTGGCTCTTTGAGCTCTCAGTGGAAGAGGCTGTTCAaggtgctggggtgtgtgtgtgtgtgtgtgtgtgtgtgtgtgtgtaaaaagtccTCTTGCCACTCTGGATAAGTCCCCCTGCCCTGGAAGTGGGTCATTAAGTATTGGGCCCCAGGTGACACAATCTGTTAGTGTCCAAAGGAGGATGAGTTTCGTCTCATTTGGGCGATGGTATTGACGTCTCCTTGGCTTTACAGGATGAACTGACAATGCTAGTGATTACATATGTTTTTACTCATTAGTCTAGGTATTACTaagtaattaaaataatttatatatctcctttcctttccagaaGAAATACTGAGGCGGTTTACAAACTGATAAAAGCCAATGACAAAACAGCAAGAATTTGGTTATAAAACCAGTTATAAAATACAGTTCcctatatatataaacatacacgtatacagtggtacctcaggttacatacgcttcaggttacatatgcttcaggttacagactccgctaacccagaaatagtacctcaggttaagaactttgcttcaggatgagaacagaaatcgtgcagcggcagctaaagtggtgcttcaggttaagaacggacttccggaatgaattaagtatgtaaccagaggtaccactgtataaacatccatggaaacagaacAAAAAGTTGGGAGATTCAAGTCAGGGGATCA encodes the following:
- the AGRP gene encoding agouti-related protein isoform X2 — its product is MLRILLLSLGLLQEIPTTLASNPNHSRRLAERGPSMLDEEGRSSYPGLLQVIKEGPPDFEHLAALEMPIAQDDLVLEANAMEPQQMLLTALQTQGREERSPRRCVRLQESCLGHKLPCCDPCATCYCRFFNANCFCKKFSNTFPCGKN